DNA from Prosthecobacter vanneervenii:
TTCCGGCATCGACTTCAACTGGAACTGGAGAGAATGCTATCTGGCACCGGCGCCGCAGATTCGACGTCTGCCTTCCGAAGTGATCTGGAAAACATTGACGGCTGAAGATGATCGCGGGGTGCCGCAAGTGCCAGCCCCAGGGCACCCGCTGCGGATGCTGGGGCGTGGCATCCGTGAGTACACGGATGAAAGCCGTACGCCGCTCTCCCATGAACTGGTGCGATTCATGATGAATGACAGGCTCATTGATCAAGCGACGGCGAAGGCCGGCGAAGCGGAGAAGATGTTTCTGGAACTGCTGGGAAGAAAGCCGACCGAAAGAGAACAGGCGGCGATTCAGCGCAGTGAAGCGACGAACAGGGACATTGCCTGGGCGCTGCTGAACACGAAGGAGTTCATGTTCAGGTAGGGATCAATCCCGCGACCCAGGGGTGATCTTCATTTCGACTTCCTTGCCTTCGCGCTGGACGGAGATGGTGGTTTCCTTGCCGATCTTGAGATCTCCCATGACGTAGGTGTAGTCGTAAATGTTGGCGATGTCTTTGCCACCGAGCTTGATGATGATGTCTCCGGCTTTGACCCCAGCCTTGGCTGCGGGGCCGATGGGAGAGACGCCGCTGAGCTTGACTCCTTTGATGTCTACCTGCGCGTAGTCCGGGATGGTGCCGAGGTAGGCGCGGAGGCCGGTGCGAACGCCCTGGTTCTTTGGGGCCTCCATGGCGATGTAATCAGGGGCTGCATCCGCCGTGGCGATGCCCCGGGCGATAAGGCCCATGAGCTTGGCGATCTGGGCGGCGTGGCCGTAGTCGATCTTGTCCGCGGTGTCGCTGGGCATGTGGTAGTCTTCGTGGGAGCCGGTGAAGGCATTGAGCGTGGGGATTCCACGCAGGTAGAAGGAGGTGCTGTCGGTGGGGAGGTGGGCGTCGTTCTGAGTGGTGATGGGCAAGCCGATGGGGGCGTTGCGCTTTTCGATCTCCTTGGCCCACAGGGAGCTGCTGCCGAGGCCCTGCATGACCACGGACTTCTGGAAGCGACCGATCATGTCCATGTTCAGGCAGGCGGCAAACATGCCGGTGAGCTTGGCATTGGGGTCTCCCTTGATCATCTTGGCATAGACCTCGACAAAGTGATTGCTACCGAGGAGGCCGAGCTCCTCGCCGCTCCAGGCGGCGAAGATGATGTCGCGCTTCAGCTTGAGCTTGCCCTGTTTCTTTAGGTCGGCGAGCCACTGGGCGATTTCCATGACGGCGGAGGTGCCGGAGGCATTGTCGTCGGCACCGTGGTGGATCTTGTTCACCTCATCGCCCTTGGCGCGGGAGTTGGAACCGCCGCCGCTGCCGAGGTGGTCCACATGCGCGCAGACGATGAGCGGCGCGACGTGGGGATCTGGCTTGTCTCCATAAGGCAGGACGCCGAGCACATTGCGGCCTTTTTTCTTTTCCTGCTGGATGACGATATTGGCGGCCAGAGCGCCCTTGCAGTTGATGCCGCCGAGGAGGTCGCCCGTGTCGAGCTTGTCCTGCAGTTCCTTCAGTGTCTTGCCTGCGCCAGAGAGCAGCTTGTCGCCGACGGCATCGGTGATGCTGATGGCGGCGATGCCGCTGGTGGCGAGGGAGGCGTCAAAGGTGAGAGGCGCGAGCTGCTGCACGACTTTGGAGTTTGGGCCGCTGACGACGATGAGGCCGCGAGCGCCTTTCTGCCGTGCGGTGAGGGCTTTGTAGCGCAGGCTGCCGTAGCGGCTGAGCTCGTTGCGGCGCTCCTGGCTGATGCCTTCGGGCAGGTAGCGGAAGACGAGGACCCATTTGTCTTTTACGTCAAGGTGGGCGTAGCTGCTGTAGGTTTCGAGCTTCTTGCCATCGCTGCCGGTGGCGTCGTCGGGAGTCTCGATGCCGTAACCGGCGAAGACGATACCGGCGGCTTTGACCTCGCCGTTTTGGGAGAAGGAGAGAGGTTTCCAGTCCACATCAACCTTCAAATCCTCACTGTTGAGCTTTAAGGCATTGCCTTCGCCAAGGGCGACGCCGGCGGTGAAGTCGAAGTTGTCGTAGTAGGTGTCGTCATCGCCCATGGGGGCGAGGCCGATTTTCTGGAAGACATCGGCCACATACTGGGTGGCGAGCTTTTCGCCTTCAGTGCCTGTGAGTCGGCCGCCAAGGGCATCGCAGGCGAGGTAGGTGACCTGCTGCTTCATGTCCTCGGGACGGATTTCAGCGGCCGTGGCGGAGAAATCGGGCTCGGGAGATTTGGAGACCACTGCCTGAGGGTCGGTCTTGAGGCCCAAGGCGGTGAGGGCGTGGTCGTGGTCCCAGTCGGCGATGTAAATCTGGGAGGCTCCCCCTGCCCCGCGGCCGCTGGTCCAGGAGAGTTTTTTGCCATCGGGCGTGAAAACAGGGAGGCCATCGAAGCCGTCGGTGGTGGTGACGCGGACGGGGGCGTGCTTGCCTGCGGCATCGACGATGTAGAGTTCGAAATTGGCGAAGCCGTTGAGGTTGGTGGTGAAGATGAGGTATTCGCCGCTGGGATGGAAATAGGGGGCCCAGCTCATGGCGCCGAGCTTGGTGATGGCTTTCTGATCACTGCCGTCGGCATTCATGGTCCAGACCTCGGCCACATCGCCCTTCGGAGTGAAGCGACGCCAGCAGATGCGCTTGCCATCGGCGCTGAAAAAGGGGCCGCCGTCGTAACCGGGGGCGGTGGTGAGACGCTTCACATTGGAGCCATCGGCATCCATGGTGTAGATCTCCATGAAATACTGTTTGTCGATCTTGAGGCGCTCTTCGTCCTCCTTGCTGAGCTGGGTTTCGTAGGCCTGGCGGTTGCTGGCGAAGACGATTTTTTTGCCGTCCGGTGAGTAATCCCCCTCGGCATCGTAGCCGCGGGTGTGGGTGAGGTTTTTAAGGGACTTGTCCGCCAGCGTGTATTCCCAGATGTCATAGTGCTCGTCGTAGTCCCAGGAATAGCGGCGGACTTTGGCGTTCTTGCGCTCCTCATACTCAGCGGCTTGGAGCTTTTTGGAGTCGGGATCGGTGTGGGTGGAGGCGAAGAGGACACGCTTGCCGTCAGGGTGAATCCAGGCGCAGGTGGTCTTACCCATGCCAGGGGAGATGCGCTCCTGGTCGCCGGTTTCGAGATCCATGAGGTAGATCTGGTAGAAGGGGTTCCCTTCCTCGCGCTCGGACTGGAAGATCATCTTTTTGCCATCGGCGGAGAAGTAGCCCTCGCCGGATCGTTTGCCTTCAAAGGTGAGCTGGCGGGTGTTTGTCATGAAATCCGCTTCAGTCTGGGCAAAGACGGCGGTGGACAAAAGGCAAAGGAAGGCGAGCAGGCGCATGATGATGTGAATACGAAGGCAACGGATGATTATAGTCAACTGAACAACAGGTACATGATTCAAGCTTGAAAAGAGCACCTCTTTTAGCGCATGATCAAAGAATGACGCTGCGACCACGAGCTCACACAAGTAGGCCCCTCCTGCTCGCAACGCTCCTAGCCGTCTTGTCACAGCTTTGCACTAATGGTCAAACACCCGAGGCGTTTTTGCAAACCCAGGTCACTGCGACATTGGATCCGGGTGAGAAAATTCAAAAGGGCCTGAGCCTGCTGTGGAGTCCTTGCGGACAGGCCGCGTGGGACAAAATGAGAGAATTCCACAAGGTGAAAGTCATCGATCTTGAGCCGCCGACGCACCTTGCTGATGTGCTTAACAATTTCCAATGGGACGCTGCAAAAACACTGCCGGACGGCACTGTCGTCTATGGCGGTGAGGATTCCGAAGCCCGGCGGGCTGAAATCCGCGAGACGCTCAGGAAGAAGGTGGGAGCCAATGCGGCGGCGATGATCGGCCCGTACCTCCCGCCTGGGAGAGTGGATGCGAACACGGTTCGTCTAGGTTCCGCCATTTTTGTGAGCTGCATCTCTCATTCGCCGCGTTTCCCCGTCGGGTTTGCCCTGAAAAAGAGCGTCTTCTCTTTTTCCAACGGCCAAGGAACACCGGTGCAAGGATTTGGAAGTGAAGGACCGCATGCGGCAAATCTGGGTGATGCGCTTGAAATCATCGCCGATGATTTCAAGGGATCTGTAATTCTCAGGCTACCCTTTTTCGTAGAGGCCAAATCCACACCCTGCTTTCTCACACTGGCCAAGATCCCCGGACTGACATGCCTTGAAGACGGGATTCAACGTGTGCGTCAGGCCCTCAAATCCCCCCTGCCAGCCGACCAGGCCATCAAACAAAATGACAAGTGGTGGCGATACCACAACCAGCTCAGTGCGGTGGACAGGTTTTGGATGCCCAAACTTAAAACGACCCTCTCCTGCGATTATGGAGAACTGATTGGCAAAGAGTATTTGCATCAGCTTGGCGGGCTCGGCATCACCTACTGGAAGATTCGTGAGGCCCAGCAGTTGCTGAGCTTCCGTCTGGATGAGCAAGGGGCCATGACACAGGCTGTTTTTAAAATCGTGCCGGATTTTCTTTCATCTAGTGGAGGCGGGGTGGCTTCGTTGGAAGCGCCAAAAGTTGAAACGCTACCATTCCTGCCGAGAGTGTTCTCATTCGACGGTCCGTTTCTGGTGGCGTTATGGATGAAAGGAGCGGAGTGGCCCTACCTTGCGTGCTGGGTGGATAGTGAAGAGGTATTGATCAAAAAGTAAGAGAAGGGTTTAAACTTTGCGCATGCATCCGGCTCGAATCCGCGTTTGATCCGGCCCGAACTTTTTCCGACTATGCGCCACCTCCCCCTGCTTGCGTTTGTTTCACTGCTGGCCTCCGCCTCTGCGGAGCCTGTGTCCCTGTTTGATGGCAAGACACTCAACGGCTGGGATGGAGAAAAGACCAAGGTCTGGCGGGTGCAAGACGGGGTGATCGTGGGCGGCTCGCTGGAGGGGAATCCGCAGAATGAGTTTCTGACCGCGAAGAAGGTGTACCGGAATTTCATCCTGCGGCTGGAATACAAGCTGGAAGGGACCGAGGGTTTTGTGAACGGTGGCGTGCAGTTCCGCAGCGTGCGAATCCCGCAGCCCCCCAATGAGATGAGCGGCTACCAGGCGGACATCGGGGCGGGTTACTCAGGCTGCCTGTACGACGAATCCCGGCGGAAGAAGATGCTGATGCAGCCTGCCAAAGAGCTGATCGAGAAAGCGGAGAAGCCGGGTGAGTGGAATACGTATGAGATACGCGCCGAGGAGCAGCGCGTGCAGTTGTTTGTGAACAAGGTGCGCACGGTGGACTACACCGAGCGTGAGCCAGGGATTGACCTGAAGGGACTGATCGCGCTGCAGATTCATGGCAAGTGCAAGGCCCAGATCTCGTTCCGCAACATCACGATTGAGGCGCTGCCGGATGCGCTGGTGCCCGAAGAGAAAGATGTGCTCAACCGCTTTGGGAATCCTGGCGCGACGGTGGCCAAGCATGGCCCGTTCAAGGATGGCAAATTTACCCTGGAGAAGGACGAGGTGATCGTGATGGTGGGTCAGGAGAACCTGGTGCGCGAGCAGAAGGTGGGAGAGTTTGAGGCGATTTTCAGCTCGTCGTATTCCAGTAAGCAGCCGCGTTTTCGCTCGATGGCCTGGGAGGGTGACACGGTCTATGAGCAGTGGCGGGATCTGAACTTTGGCGACTGGAAAGCGCAGCTGGACTCCGCTGGAGCGGGCATTGTGATTGCGCAGTTTGGCCAGACGGAGTCGTTTGACGGGGTGAAGAGGCTGTCGGAATTCAAGGCGGCCTACCATCGGCTGCTGGACCAGTTTTCCGCCCAGACGCCGCGCCTGGTGCTGGTGTCTCCCATGCCGTTTGAAAAGCCGGAGGCGTCGCATGCGCCGGATCTGACAAAGCGAAATGAGGATGTGAAGGCCTATGCCGAGGCGGTGCGCGAGATCGCCAAGCAACGGGGCGCTGTTTTTGTGGATCTCTTTACACCACTGTCCATACCTGCCGCGAAGGCACGCATCACTGACGACGGGCTGCATCTGAATGCCTGGGGCCTGCGTGTGGTGGCTCACGAGATCGCGCGACAACTCGGTGCATCATCCAGCGATGCCGATGAACTCGCCGGGCTGAAATCGGCGATCGTGGAAAAGAACCGCCTGTGGTTCGACTGCTGGCGCCCGGCCAACTGGTCCTTTGTCTATGGCGACCGTGTGACGCAGATGTTTGGCAAACCTGCACAAGATGCTCCTTCGCTGAGGGAGAGCTTTGAAGCCCGCAAGCCGCTGGTGGCCAAGCTGGACGCGCGCATTCACTCCCTGGCCAAGGGCGACAAAGTGAAGGACGAGCCGAAACCGGCGACGAATGTAGTGACGGAGAAGGTGCTCACCGCCGAGGAGCAGATGGCCACATTCACCGTGGCAGAGGGGTATGAGATGAATCTTTTTGCCTCGGAAACTGAAGGCGTGGCCAAGCCGACGCAGTTTTCCTGGGACGAGCGTGGCCGCCTGTATGTGGCCTGCTCTCCCACCTACCCTCAGACTGTGCCTGGCATCAAGCCCTCTGACTTCATTCTCGTGCTGGAGGACACCAATGGCGATGGCAAGGCGGACAAGTCCACACGCTTTGCCGAAGGCCTGACGATGGTGCAGGGTGTAGAGCCGGGCGCTGGCGGCGTCTATGTGTGTGACTTTGACCAGATTATCCATCTCAAGGACACGAACGGCGACGGCAAGGCAGACAAAAAGACTGTGCTCTTCTCCGGCTTTGGCATTGGCGACACGCACCAGTTGGCGAACTCCATCTGCCACGGCCCCGATGGCGCTCTGTGGTTCACGCAGGGCCTGCATGCCTTCTCCCGCGTGGAAACAGCCTGGGGGCTGGCACGACTGGAAAAAGCAGGCGTGTGGAAGCTGAACCCTCGCACCCAGAAAATGGACGCCTATTTCAATGGCGGCAAAGCTGGACACAACTGCTGGGGAGTGGCCTTTGATGATTACCTGCAGATCTTCCACAAAAGCGGCGACCGCCCGGTGGGGTACTACAGCGTGCCCGGCCTGGTGTCCCTGCCTGATCCGGATGAGTATCATCCCACGGGCGCGCTGTTTGACACCAGCCCCAAGACCAACAGCCTGGAATTCATCGGCACCAAGGCGCTGCCGGACGAAATCCAGGGCTGTGCGCTGATCGGCGGCTACTTTGGCAATGTGGTGGAGCTGCATCGCCTCTCGGATGACGGCTCCGGTTTCAAGAGCATGCAACTGCCCAAGCTGGTGAAATCCAGCGATGCCTCATTCCGCCCGGTGGATGTGAGCGTGGGCCCTGATGGCGCGATGTATCTGTGTGACTGGTTTAATCCTGTGATCGGCCACTACCAGGCCAGCTACGCCGACCCACGCCGCGACCGCAAACATGGACGCATCTGGCGTATCACCGCCAAAGGCCACGCGCCTGTGAAGCAGCCCAAGCTGGCCGGCATGAAGCCCGCAGAGCTGCTGGAGCAGCTGAAGTCCCCCGAACGCTGGACACGCTACCAAGCCAAGCGCCTGCTGTTTGACGCCCCGACGGCTGCCGTCCTGAAAGCGGCGGATGAGTTCATCTCCAAAAACGAGGACGAGCACCTGCTGATGGAAGTCTGTGGTGTGTATGAATCCCACGAGTCGCCCAATGCGGAGCTGGTGAAGCGCCTGCTCAAGGCCAAGGACGCCCGTGTGCGTGCCTGCGGCGCACGGTCCGCAAGATCGCTGGATCTGCTGAGCCAGGCCGTGCGGGACGAACATCCACGTGTGCGCCTGGAGGCCGTGGTGGCCTGCGCCCATGTGGCCCAGCCCGAGACGGTGGAGGTGGCGGTGCAGGCACTCGACCAGCCCATGGACAAATTCCTCAACTATGCACTGAAGCAGGTGGTGAAGAGCCTCAAGCCTCAGTTTGTACCGGTCTTGGCCAAGCTCTCCTTTGGCGGCAATGCCAAGCACGCCGAATATGTGAAGCAGATCGCCAGCGCGGCGACTGCCGTCGATCATCCGGGCAAACTGGTGTATGATGCGCTCTGCCTGAACTGCCACCAGCCCGAGGGCAAGGGGCTGCCGGGTGTGTATCCGTCCATCGCAGGCAGCGACTGGGTGGCTGGCGCCCCTGACCGCCTGATCAAAATGCTGACCCACGGACTCAGCGGCCCGATCCGCGTGAACGGGCAGGATTTCAAGCAGGTGGCCCCCCTGCCCATGCCACCCATGGGCCTGAATGACCAGCAGGTGGCAGATGTTCTGAGCTACGTGCGGGCCAATTTTGACAACAAGTCCCCCGCTATCACGCCCGAGCAGGTGAAAACCATCCGCGCAGCCATTCAGGAACGCGCCACGCCCTGGACTGCGGAGGACCTGGCCAAATAAGTGAGGCGCGGGGCAAAAGGATTTCTCAGCTAGCATTGAACTTGCTGCAATCTGGGGCATCCAATGAGCGTGCCCTCTGACGCCCCCCGAAAGCCCCGCCCCTGGTGGAGATGGATCAAGCGACTGCTGCTGGCCGGCATCGCTCTGGTGGTGCTGGCTGTGATCTTCCATGCGCCGCTGCTGCGCTGGGGCATCCGCTATGGAGGCACCAAGGGGGCCGAGATGGCGGGGATCAAGCTCAAGTGGCAGGTGGGCGGCTCGATACTGGAGGATCTAGACTTCAAAGACATAGTGGCCAGCGGCTCGCTGGTGGAACGAGCGCAAATCGGCGAAATCTCCGCGGCTTACGACACATGGACTCTGGCGCAGACGGGCAGCATCGACATCGTCAGGCGGGTGGTGCTGAAAGACGCCGATGTGGTGCTGGACCTGCGTAAACTGCCCAAGACTGAGGCCAAGCCAGAGCCGCCACCAACGCCCAAGTCTAACAAACCACCGCCTCTGGTATGGCCCAAGGTCATCGACATCCAGAACATCAATGCCGAAGTGACACTGGCAGATGGCAGCAAGATCACGGTCAAAGGCCTGACCCTGCGCATCGGAGCAGGCATGCCGGGGATTTTTGAACTGGCGGAGTTCAAGGTACAGCCCGGTGATGTACGGGTGGCCAATGTCAAAGCGCAGGTGCAGTGGGGGGAGCGCACGCTGGCCATTTCGGGACTGGATCTGCCCTATGGAGCCAGACTCAAATCGCTGGCCGTGAATCTGAGCGAGTGGAAAAAAGACGCTGCAAATGTGAAACTGGACGCCTCCATGGGCAAGGCAGCCGTGGCCATCGAGGCCATGGCGCGTGGCATTTTCGGCGGCGCGATGCAGACCAAGGCGGATGTGAAAGTGAGCGGACTGGCATCGAGCGAGCTGCAGGCACTGAAGCTGCCAGAGGGAATCTCCTTTGGCCCGGTGAGCGTAGATTTGCATGCCGAGGGAGATCCACTGAAGCCAATGACGCTGGCGGTGGATGGCAAGGTCAGCATTCCCGATGTGCGAGCGGCAGGTGCCATGCTGGACTCGGTCACGACGACGCTGACGGTCAAGGATGGTGTGGCCCGAGTGCAGGAGCTGAAGGTGCTGCGCGGCGTGAATGAAGTGACGGCGGAGCTAGAGGCGAAGCTGGCGGCTGATGCGATGAAGTCCCCATGGACGGCCAAGGCGAAGGTGAAAATCGCCGATGTGACCCAGATGCTGGCGAAGCCGCCACCCGCACGTGGTTTGATCGAACTGACAGCGGATGCCAGCGGTATAGGCGCCACTCCCACCAAGGTGGCGGCACAGGTGAACGGATCAGAGCTGGGCTTTGAGACCTACAAGCTGCCGAAGCTAGGCGTGGTGGTGAGCATGGACGGCAAAGAAGCGAAGGTGAGCGTGCCTGCACTGATGCTGGGTACCGGGAACCGAGTGGACGTGAACGCGACGATGACCATGGATGACGCCATGCCCGTGAATGCAGACTGGCAGATCCAGATCGACGATCCGGTCGCGCTTATGCAAACCGTGGGCCTGCCACCGCAGGATAAACCGGTCTCGGCAAAGATCGCCACCTCAGGCAAGGCGACCCTCAAGGTAAATGATCTGATGAAGCTGAGCGCCAACATCGATCTGAGTGTGAGGGACGGACGCTACGGCGATGTTCCCCTGCCCTTGATCGAAATGAAAATGAATGCCGCCCAAGGCGAGGCCGTGATCCAGCCATGCCGCATCGTGGTGGATGAGAAGAATCACATTGAGCTGACTGGCAGAGCGAAGCTGAAGGCCCCCTGGAGCTTTGAACTCAATGGAGACGTCTCGCTTCCCCAGCTCACCAGCCTGAACACGCTGCTCACATCCTTCAAAGCACCGGCGATGGAATCGGGCGGACTTGCGGTGAAACTGAATGTCGGCGGTGACGCCAGCCCGT
Protein-coding regions in this window:
- a CDS encoding M28 family peptidase; translation: MRLLAFLCLLSTAVFAQTEADFMTNTRQLTFEGKRSGEGYFSADGKKMIFQSEREEGNPFYQIYLMDLETGDQERISPGMGKTTCAWIHPDGKRVLFASTHTDPDSKKLQAAEYEERKNAKVRRYSWDYDEHYDIWEYTLADKSLKNLTHTRGYDAEGDYSPDGKKIVFASNRQAYETQLSKEDEERLKIDKQYFMEIYTMDADGSNVKRLTTAPGYDGGPFFSADGKRICWRRFTPKGDVAEVWTMNADGSDQKAITKLGAMSWAPYFHPSGEYLIFTTNLNGFANFELYIVDAAGKHAPVRVTTTDGFDGLPVFTPDGKKLSWTSGRGAGGASQIYIADWDHDHALTALGLKTDPQAVVSKSPEPDFSATAAEIRPEDMKQQVTYLACDALGGRLTGTEGEKLATQYVADVFQKIGLAPMGDDDTYYDNFDFTAGVALGEGNALKLNSEDLKVDVDWKPLSFSQNGEVKAAGIVFAGYGIETPDDATGSDGKKLETYSSYAHLDVKDKWVLVFRYLPEGISQERRNELSRYGSLRYKALTARQKGARGLIVVSGPNSKVVQQLAPLTFDASLATSGIAAISITDAVGDKLLSGAGKTLKELQDKLDTGDLLGGINCKGALAANIVIQQEKKKGRNVLGVLPYGDKPDPHVAPLIVCAHVDHLGSGGGSNSRAKGDEVNKIHHGADDNASGTSAVMEIAQWLADLKKQGKLKLKRDIIFAAWSGEELGLLGSNHFVEVYAKMIKGDPNAKLTGMFAACLNMDMIGRFQKSVVMQGLGSSSLWAKEIEKRNAPIGLPITTQNDAHLPTDSTSFYLRGIPTLNAFTGSHEDYHMPSDTADKIDYGHAAQIAKLMGLIARGIATADAAPDYIAMEAPKNQGVRTGLRAYLGTIPDYAQVDIKGVKLSGVSPIGPAAKAGVKAGDIIIKLGGKDIANIYDYTYVMGDLKIGKETTISVQREGKEVEMKITPGSRD
- a CDS encoding PVC-type heme-binding CxxCH protein, with protein sequence MRHLPLLAFVSLLASASAEPVSLFDGKTLNGWDGEKTKVWRVQDGVIVGGSLEGNPQNEFLTAKKVYRNFILRLEYKLEGTEGFVNGGVQFRSVRIPQPPNEMSGYQADIGAGYSGCLYDESRRKKMLMQPAKELIEKAEKPGEWNTYEIRAEEQRVQLFVNKVRTVDYTEREPGIDLKGLIALQIHGKCKAQISFRNITIEALPDALVPEEKDVLNRFGNPGATVAKHGPFKDGKFTLEKDEVIVMVGQENLVREQKVGEFEAIFSSSYSSKQPRFRSMAWEGDTVYEQWRDLNFGDWKAQLDSAGAGIVIAQFGQTESFDGVKRLSEFKAAYHRLLDQFSAQTPRLVLVSPMPFEKPEASHAPDLTKRNEDVKAYAEAVREIAKQRGAVFVDLFTPLSIPAAKARITDDGLHLNAWGLRVVAHEIARQLGASSSDADELAGLKSAIVEKNRLWFDCWRPANWSFVYGDRVTQMFGKPAQDAPSLRESFEARKPLVAKLDARIHSLAKGDKVKDEPKPATNVVTEKVLTAEEQMATFTVAEGYEMNLFASETEGVAKPTQFSWDERGRLYVACSPTYPQTVPGIKPSDFILVLEDTNGDGKADKSTRFAEGLTMVQGVEPGAGGVYVCDFDQIIHLKDTNGDGKADKKTVLFSGFGIGDTHQLANSICHGPDGALWFTQGLHAFSRVETAWGLARLEKAGVWKLNPRTQKMDAYFNGGKAGHNCWGVAFDDYLQIFHKSGDRPVGYYSVPGLVSLPDPDEYHPTGALFDTSPKTNSLEFIGTKALPDEIQGCALIGGYFGNVVELHRLSDDGSGFKSMQLPKLVKSSDASFRPVDVSVGPDGAMYLCDWFNPVIGHYQASYADPRRDRKHGRIWRITAKGHAPVKQPKLAGMKPAELLEQLKSPERWTRYQAKRLLFDAPTAAVLKAADEFISKNEDEHLLMEVCGVYESHESPNAELVKRLLKAKDARVRACGARSARSLDLLSQAVRDEHPRVRLEAVVACAHVAQPETVEVAVQALDQPMDKFLNYALKQVVKSLKPQFVPVLAKLSFGGNAKHAEYVKQIASAATAVDHPGKLVYDALCLNCHQPEGKGLPGVYPSIAGSDWVAGAPDRLIKMLTHGLSGPIRVNGQDFKQVAPLPMPPMGLNDQQVADVLSYVRANFDNKSPAITPEQVKTIRAAIQERATPWTAEDLAK